Proteins found in one Lysinibacillus fusiformis genomic segment:
- a CDS encoding YicC/YloC family endoribonuclease yields the protein MVRSMTGFGRGVTTTRDFQLTVEMRSVNHRFLEINAKFPKEWLEAEIFAKKLISQALSRGKIDVMVYVKDLENVEQSIEINWSLIEAYRKAKEQLASKVPLEEKWTMQELLSLEQALVQQKPQLTPEDLLSAVEQAISQAIEQLIQMREREGQELQEVVVQYKEQLIEQVNQIRLCSSLAVEKYRTRLIERITEIANGTLLEDRLLAEVAIFAERVDISEELDRLDSHFNQLEETLLETISVGRKLDFLMQEIHREINTIGSKNQSTEAAVAVVQAKTILEKMREQVQNIE from the coding sequence TTGGTGCGTAGTATGACTGGTTTTGGCAGAGGTGTCACAACAACTAGAGACTTTCAATTAACCGTGGAAATGCGCTCGGTCAACCATCGATTTTTAGAAATTAACGCAAAATTTCCGAAAGAATGGCTTGAAGCAGAAATTTTTGCAAAGAAACTAATTTCTCAAGCTTTGTCACGCGGCAAAATTGATGTGATGGTATATGTGAAGGACTTAGAGAACGTAGAGCAATCTATTGAGATTAATTGGTCATTAATTGAAGCGTATCGTAAGGCAAAAGAGCAGTTAGCAAGTAAAGTACCACTTGAAGAAAAATGGACGATGCAAGAGCTTTTATCGTTAGAGCAGGCACTTGTACAGCAAAAACCACAGCTTACACCAGAGGATTTGCTCAGTGCTGTTGAACAAGCGATTTCACAAGCGATTGAACAGCTCATACAAATGCGTGAGCGTGAAGGGCAAGAATTGCAAGAAGTTGTTGTACAATATAAAGAACAGTTGATAGAGCAAGTAAATCAGATTCGCTTGTGTTCCTCTCTTGCTGTTGAAAAATATCGTACACGATTAATAGAGCGAATTACTGAAATTGCAAATGGCACTTTGCTAGAAGATCGTTTACTAGCGGAAGTAGCGATTTTTGCAGAACGAGTAGACATCTCCGAAGAATTAGACAGATTAGATAGTCACTTCAACCAACTGGAGGAAACATTACTTGAAACGATTTCCGTTGGACGTAAATTAGACTTTTTAATGCAGGAAATACATCGCGAGATCAATACGATTGGTTCGAAAAATCAATCTACAGAAGCAGCAGTAGCTGTTGTTCAGGCGAAAACAATTTTAGAAAAGATGCGTGAGCAAGTGCAAAACATCGAATAA